One window of the Podospora pseudocomata strain CBS 415.72m chromosome 7, whole genome shotgun sequence genome contains the following:
- a CDS encoding hypothetical protein (EggNog:ENOG503P53J; COG:S): protein MYRPTLRLTLLSPLLSQTTATPLLQATTALPSRASSTVTEPSFWRSMIPKPLRKDNHHRSLPAQKQSPKKDWNPATFFICIFLFIGSMSIQQIALRKDYEAFTRQSDARISLLREVVEKLQSGQDVDVEKVLGTGDPEREKEWDEVLKEIERQEATRKRQQAEAAAAAAAQVKADAEAAAARRPAPKSALSSQGFF, encoded by the exons ATGTACCGCCCAACCCTccgcctcaccctcctctcccccctcctctcccaaacgACAGCGacccctcttctccaagcCACCACAGCCCTCCCCTCTCGGGCATCTAGCACAGTCACCGAACCATCCTTCTGGCGCTCCATGATCCCCAAGCCCCTCCGAAaggacaaccaccaccgctccctccccgcccaaAAACAATCCCCCAAAAAAGACTGGAACCCCGCCACATTCTTCATctgcatcttcctcttcatcggcTCCATGTCCATCCAGCAAATCGCCCTCCGCAAAGACTACGAAGCCTTCACCCGCCAGTCCGACGCccgcatctccctcctccgcgaAGTAGTCGAAAAACTCCAATCCGGCCAAGACGTCGACGTGGAAAAGGTCTTGGGCACAGGTGATCCAGAACGCGAAAAAGAGTGGGATGAAG TCCTCAAAGAAATCGAGCGACAGGAGGCTACACGAAAGAGACAGCAGGcagaggctgctgctgccgctgctgctcaggTCAAAGCTGAtgctgaagctgctgctgcaagaCGCCCAGCCCCCAAATCTGCTCTTTCAAGCCAAGGCTTCTTCTAG